Proteins from a genomic interval of Sporolactobacillus sp. Y61:
- a CDS encoding EamA family transporter: MTELILLISMTILGSLGGYFFKRCTLNGLRLSIYFLVNLFTGGLFYVSGAILNIWLLKLLPYTVVYPLTAITYIWTLVFSYLFLQERINLRKITGVLLIIFGACLLVVR, from the coding sequence ATGACTGAGTTAATTCTCCTGATTTCCATGACAATTCTCGGATCATTAGGCGGTTACTTTTTCAAGCGATGTACCCTGAATGGCCTAAGACTGTCCATTTATTTCCTTGTTAACTTGTTTACTGGCGGTCTGTTTTATGTATCGGGTGCAATTCTTAATATATGGCTTCTGAAATTATTACCTTACACTGTTGTTTATCCCCTGACCGCTATTACTTATATTTGGACACTGGTGTTTTCATATTTATTTCTTCAAGAACGAATAAATCTGAGGAAAATAACAGGCGTTCTGTTGATTATATTCGGAGCCTGTCTTTTAGTTGTCAGGTGA
- a CDS encoding GtrA family protein: MSDHSRTNVKRASARRLNSQVIKQAFIFGLVGISNTVVDFLIFFLLTHFIHIFYAAAQVVSYGSGMLNSYFLNAKVTFSSSRKSRTRFIKFVILNISVLCLTLVVMHSLLFLPLYLNKLISTGVGMVFNFVLSKVWVFRD, encoded by the coding sequence ATGAGTGATCACAGCAGAACAAATGTGAAAAGGGCGTCCGCTCGCCGGCTTAATTCGCAAGTGATTAAACAGGCCTTCATTTTTGGCCTGGTCGGTATCTCTAACACCGTCGTCGATTTCCTGATTTTCTTTCTGCTGACCCATTTCATTCATATTTTTTATGCAGCAGCTCAGGTCGTCTCCTACGGTTCAGGGATGTTAAACAGTTATTTTTTAAATGCAAAGGTGACTTTCTCCAGTTCCAGGAAATCCAGAACCCGGTTCATTAAATTTGTCATCTTAAATATTTCTGTGCTGTGCCTCACACTTGTTGTTATGCACAGCCTTCTGTTCCTCCCGCTGTATCTGAATAAGCTGATCAGTACGGGTGTGGGAATGGTGTTTAACTTTGTCCTGAGTAAAGTGTGGGTGTTCAGGGATTAA
- the tagD gene encoding glycerol-3-phosphate cytidylyltransferase, with translation MKKILTYGTFDLLHYGHINLLKRAKELGDYLIVGLSTDEFNAQKHKEAYHSFEHRKLILEAIRYVDLVIPESNWGQKVDDVKKYDVDIFVMGDDWKGKFDFLKDYCQVVYLPRTVGISTTKIKQDLYSMKK, from the coding sequence ATGAAAAAAATTCTGACATACGGCACATTCGACCTTCTTCATTATGGTCATATTAACTTGTTAAAGCGTGCGAAAGAATTAGGCGATTATTTAATTGTCGGCTTATCAACCGATGAGTTCAATGCGCAGAAGCATAAGGAAGCCTATCATAGTTTTGAACATCGGAAACTGATTCTGGAGGCTATCCGTTATGTGGATCTTGTCATACCGGAATCAAATTGGGGACAAAAAGTTGATGATGTAAAAAAATATGATGTCGATATTTTTGTCATGGGTGACGACTGGAAAGGTAAATTTGATTTTCTGAAGGATTATTGTCAGGTGGTTTATCTGCCGAGGACTGTCGGCATTTCAACGACTAAAATTAAACAGGATCTTTACTCAATGAAAAAATGA
- a CDS encoding CDP-glycerol glycerophosphotransferase family protein, whose translation MGIPKISVIVPIYNVQQYLEACLDSLVNQTFHDLEVIMVNDGSSDNSGDIMHKYAERYDNFFAYDKPNGGLGQARNYGLNYAKGEFIAFVDSDDMVDTEAYEKMYALAEQTHSDIVIGNVVRFNSVRKYSSVLHQKVFLKKKLKAHITRDFELIYDTTAWNKLYRRSFWEKYQLSFPEHMLYEDIPVTIPAHYLANSVDMLDDVVYYWRSRDPGDPSITQNRTNIKNLTDRLKALSMVNQFFEHHSIDDELRAAIDYKNLNTDLLVYLNKLTEADEDYIDFYIKQVSDYLKHIADEAILKLWPIDRMKYYFVKNQDKQKVLRLLDYQKSGDVARQKIIRHRNHYVVNYLYHDLVPQSYLVIDNNLQIKRKTRKVTLHDNELKIEGWAYINKINMLHKSSVTMHFSLINRETGEKIPLRQSQLKKNRSNTIKYGVWARNKYLPFRFIYNYNWSGFALTVPLDKPPFNQLSYGQYIIEGTLKAGGLVRSFILGSPVSGRKARPDALIDSAQNQAFHVEYGSNWDLHLIKEKTNHMVDKISRDGSVIRLTGTASNLDQLDQYEGILLKNIKNGAFFHFPGYKKQLQFFCDIPTDIYQDDSMFGDWDVYILSGNEKKPIFRRVSSKEKMDIGFAEISVNSNRKGYLKFRVRRYGGELIKFNLSREILSIAVAAPFSWNNNDKPINNMHLLLRADDNNEMIRIPMQGTGQLDRYGREILKGGLNLNRQLNTNILRHTAFYMYLSKGSENDDDLNVIYSDNLDQRNVEYDHKIYHFRQKKESLALNIYAKWGWIDRGKVRRAVLRKLFYPVVRLLPMKKKMIIFESYWGKNYECNPRALYEYIDKNYPKYKTVWSLRDPLTHIEGSAEKIRMHSLKYYYYMATAKYFVNNVNFPDFYRKRKDAVELQTMHGTPLKTLGLDVPGEIKPGKNKEKYLEKNRRWDYLCVPSDYVENIAKRAFDHRAEVIRTGYPRNDKLFFDNRSDKIAQIKKRLGIPENKKIIFYAPTWRVKNYFRIEIDLPRLKELFGDNYVFLIKLHHYVAKSVHIDEEALEGFVYNESSYDDIRDLYLIADILITDYSSVMFDFAILNRPILLYTYDLENYRDNLRGMYFDIIKEAPGPICLTNEDLIRELQNIDRFRENYGKKLDTFRKKFNTYDHGQASEQCFRKMFQK comes from the coding sequence ATGGGTATACCTAAAATTAGCGTGATTGTCCCAATATATAATGTTCAGCAATATTTGGAGGCGTGTCTGGATTCGCTGGTAAACCAGACGTTTCATGATCTTGAAGTGATTATGGTTAATGATGGTTCTTCGGATAACAGCGGAGATATCATGCATAAGTATGCAGAGCGCTATGATAATTTTTTCGCATATGATAAACCCAACGGTGGACTGGGACAGGCACGCAATTACGGCTTAAACTATGCGAAGGGTGAATTTATTGCTTTTGTTGATTCAGACGACATGGTTGATACCGAGGCTTATGAAAAAATGTATGCACTGGCGGAGCAGACTCATTCCGACATCGTTATTGGCAATGTCGTACGCTTTAATTCAGTAAGGAAGTACTCATCTGTACTTCATCAAAAAGTTTTCTTGAAAAAGAAATTAAAAGCTCACATTACCCGGGATTTTGAACTGATATATGATACCACAGCATGGAACAAGCTGTATCGGAGATCTTTTTGGGAGAAATACCAGTTGTCATTCCCTGAGCATATGCTCTATGAAGATATTCCGGTAACGATACCCGCCCATTATTTGGCTAATTCGGTTGATATGCTGGATGATGTTGTCTATTATTGGCGATCACGGGATCCCGGTGATCCTTCAATCACACAGAACAGGACAAATATAAAAAATCTGACAGATCGACTGAAAGCTCTTTCTATGGTCAATCAATTTTTTGAACACCATTCTATCGACGATGAATTAAGGGCTGCCATTGATTATAAAAATTTAAATACAGATTTACTTGTATATCTGAATAAGCTGACCGAAGCTGATGAAGATTATATTGATTTCTATATAAAGCAGGTATCGGATTATTTGAAGCATATAGCTGATGAAGCCATTCTCAAGCTATGGCCAATTGACAGGATGAAATACTACTTTGTAAAAAATCAGGATAAGCAAAAAGTATTGCGGCTCCTGGATTATCAGAAAAGTGGAGATGTGGCGAGACAGAAGATTATTCGTCACAGGAACCACTATGTTGTGAATTACCTTTATCACGATCTGGTTCCTCAATCCTATCTGGTCATTGACAACAATCTGCAAATCAAGCGGAAAACAAGAAAAGTGACTTTACACGACAATGAACTGAAAATCGAAGGGTGGGCATATATTAATAAAATTAATATGCTGCATAAATCAAGTGTTACTATGCATTTTTCTCTGATTAACCGGGAAACCGGAGAAAAAATTCCCCTCAGACAGTCTCAGCTGAAGAAAAACCGATCAAACACAATTAAATACGGCGTCTGGGCACGAAATAAATATTTACCTTTTAGGTTTATCTATAACTATAACTGGTCAGGTTTTGCTTTAACTGTACCATTGGACAAGCCGCCATTTAATCAGCTTTCGTATGGGCAATACATTATTGAAGGGACGCTGAAGGCGGGAGGACTCGTGCGCTCCTTTATCCTTGGCTCTCCTGTTTCGGGAAGAAAAGCACGTCCTGATGCCCTGATAGACTCTGCTCAGAATCAAGCCTTTCATGTAGAGTATGGTAGTAACTGGGATCTGCATCTAATCAAAGAGAAGACAAATCATATGGTTGACAAAATCAGCAGAGACGGATCTGTAATCCGATTAACAGGAACAGCATCAAATTTGGATCAACTGGACCAATATGAAGGTATTTTATTGAAAAACATAAAAAACGGTGCATTTTTCCACTTTCCCGGATATAAAAAACAATTGCAGTTTTTCTGTGATATCCCGACAGATATTTATCAAGATGACTCTATGTTTGGAGATTGGGATGTCTACATTCTGTCAGGTAATGAAAAGAAACCGATATTCAGGAGGGTGAGCAGCAAAGAAAAAATGGATATCGGCTTTGCTGAGATTTCAGTTAACTCAAACAGAAAAGGATACCTCAAATTTCGGGTTCGTCGTTATGGAGGAGAATTGATTAAATTTAATTTATCCAGAGAAATATTAAGTATTGCAGTTGCAGCTCCTTTTTCATGGAATAACAATGATAAACCAATAAACAATATGCACCTGTTGCTTCGTGCGGATGACAATAATGAGATGATCAGAATACCAATGCAGGGTACGGGTCAACTGGATAGATATGGACGTGAGATCCTGAAAGGGGGTCTGAATCTTAACCGACAGCTGAATACGAATATTCTGAGACATACCGCTTTCTATATGTATTTGAGTAAAGGATCAGAAAACGATGACGATTTGAACGTTATTTATTCTGATAATCTTGATCAAAGAAATGTTGAATACGACCATAAGATTTATCATTTCAGGCAGAAAAAAGAATCTCTGGCATTAAACATTTATGCAAAATGGGGATGGATTGATCGCGGCAAAGTCCGTCGGGCTGTTCTAAGAAAATTATTCTATCCAGTTGTCCGACTCCTGCCCATGAAGAAAAAAATGATTATCTTTGAAAGTTACTGGGGTAAAAATTATGAATGTAATCCCAGAGCGTTGTATGAATATATTGATAAGAATTATCCAAAGTACAAAACAGTCTGGAGTTTGCGTGATCCATTAACACATATTGAGGGATCCGCAGAAAAAATAAGAATGCACTCACTGAAATATTACTACTACATGGCGACAGCAAAGTATTTTGTAAATAATGTAAACTTTCCTGATTTTTACCGGAAACGGAAAGATGCAGTAGAACTTCAGACGATGCATGGGACCCCTCTGAAAACTCTTGGGCTCGATGTACCGGGGGAAATCAAGCCTGGGAAAAACAAAGAAAAATATCTTGAAAAAAACAGACGTTGGGATTACCTGTGTGTCCCAAGTGATTATGTTGAAAACATTGCAAAACGTGCATTCGATCACAGGGCAGAGGTCATCAGGACGGGCTATCCCAGAAATGATAAACTGTTTTTTGATAATCGATCGGATAAAATTGCACAAATTAAGAAGCGATTAGGCATTCCGGAAAACAAGAAAATCATTTTTTACGCGCCTACCTGGCGGGTAAAAAACTACTTCAGAATTGAAATCGACCTCCCAAGATTAAAGGAGCTGTTTGGTGATAACTATGTATTTCTGATAAAGCTTCATCATTATGTAGCAAAATCAGTGCACATTGACGAGGAAGCGTTAGAGGGATTTGTTTACAATGAATCTTCATATGATGATATCCGAGATCTTTATTTGATTGCAGATATCCTGATTACAGACTATTCATCGGTTATGTTTGATTTCGCCATTCTGAACCGACCTATTCTGCTATATACTTATGATCTGGAGAATTACAGAGACAACCTGCGGGGTATGTATTTTGATATCATTAAAGAGGCTCCCGGACCAATCTGTCTTACTAATGAAGATCTTATTCGTGAATTGCAGAATATTGATCGGTTTCGCGAAAATTACGGAAAAAAACTCGACACATTCAGAAAGAAATTCAACACTTATGATCACGGTCAGGCAAGTGAACAATGCTTTCGAAAGATGTTTCAGAAGTAA
- a CDS encoding DUF6020 family protein: MINLTDNKWMQILVCGISGLLIGPGFLFFLYPIRNIHPVIIFLFILTGCCLSYCMLSGSFHRTLRFLNRKQRIFFQFLLVFLSIIITLGLRGHQTHLLNNGPLITVIVYLSAVSFIFLLLTALLWSILRYSQKELPHLLPKWYILIYTLLPFGLSMIYFWAFFPGILVIDSVNQWQQAHSLFFNDWHPVMMTWIISLLTKVWDNPAAFVILQFSATSLITGYVIYTFRCLGTNRWVTLSGWLFLTFFPMTALYSVIIWKDTLFSYLILLLTTLLIQIIRSRGGWLKSPVHLLFLYITLSGMVFFRHNGWPVLLATLVIFPVFFRKKFLRMYAVFVAVAVTYLVVTGPVFSHYKVYPADKTESLSIPLQQIGRIVSENGNINEAQKAYFNQIFPLERWSNTYQPSQSDPVKFSRGFNKAIIRNNPGAFINNWFAVVRQNPALSIQATLDMEQLVFKLHIPQDQMKPILRYKAFDSFRPVFFLPQKVIEKKHVDYKPFNYAQYGSNRANTHLAWIIENYGKIYTNKIIRPFMMPAFYMYLILIFLFIIIIKGNWKLTLAILPAALNLGSVAAAIPAQDPRYLFSNYLLVVPFFFLATLIAGRGEKDV; encoded by the coding sequence ATGATTAATTTAACAGATAACAAATGGATGCAAATTTTAGTCTGCGGTATATCCGGGTTATTGATTGGACCAGGATTTTTATTCTTTTTATACCCCATTCGCAATATTCATCCTGTGATTATTTTTCTGTTTATCCTCACGGGGTGTTGCCTTAGTTACTGTATGCTGAGTGGTTCGTTTCACCGTACCCTTCGATTTTTAAATAGAAAACAAAGGATATTTTTCCAATTTTTATTGGTATTCTTATCAATAATAATAACCTTAGGTCTCAGAGGGCATCAAACACATTTACTGAATAACGGTCCTCTTATTACAGTTATCGTTTATCTGTCTGCTGTTTCGTTTATATTTCTCCTGTTGACAGCGCTCCTGTGGAGCATTTTACGCTATTCACAGAAGGAGCTTCCACATCTCCTGCCTAAGTGGTATATATTGATCTATACCTTACTGCCTTTTGGACTCTCTATGATCTATTTTTGGGCCTTCTTCCCGGGAATTCTGGTTATTGATTCTGTGAACCAATGGCAGCAGGCTCATTCGCTATTTTTTAACGACTGGCATCCGGTTATGATGACCTGGATCATTTCATTACTGACCAAAGTGTGGGACAATCCTGCAGCGTTTGTCATCCTGCAATTTTCTGCTACCAGTCTGATTACCGGTTATGTGATCTACACTTTCAGATGTCTGGGTACCAATCGATGGGTGACTCTGTCCGGCTGGTTGTTTTTGACCTTTTTCCCAATGACTGCACTATATTCCGTGATCATTTGGAAGGACACTCTTTTCAGTTATTTGATCCTGTTACTGACAACCCTTCTTATCCAGATCATCCGCTCACGAGGTGGGTGGCTTAAATCGCCTGTACACCTTCTTTTTCTATACATAACACTTTCGGGTATGGTTTTTTTCCGACATAACGGCTGGCCGGTTTTACTCGCTACATTAGTCATATTTCCGGTTTTTTTCAGAAAAAAATTCTTGCGTATGTATGCCGTTTTTGTTGCTGTTGCTGTAACTTATCTTGTAGTCACCGGTCCTGTTTTTAGCCATTATAAAGTGTATCCCGCTGACAAAACAGAATCGTTAAGTATCCCGCTGCAGCAGATCGGTCGTATTGTTTCAGAAAATGGCAATATTAATGAAGCACAGAAGGCATATTTCAACCAGATTTTTCCTTTGGAACGCTGGTCGAATACCTATCAGCCATCCCAGTCAGATCCTGTAAAATTTTCACGTGGATTCAATAAGGCCATAATAAGGAATAATCCCGGGGCATTTATAAATAACTGGTTTGCTGTTGTCAGGCAAAATCCGGCGCTGTCCATTCAGGCAACGCTGGATATGGAACAGCTTGTTTTTAAGCTCCATATCCCTCAAGATCAGATGAAACCAATATTACGTTATAAGGCATTTGATAGTTTCCGGCCAGTTTTCTTTCTTCCCCAAAAAGTGATAGAAAAAAAACATGTGGATTATAAGCCCTTTAATTACGCTCAATATGGTTCTAATCGGGCGAATACGCATCTAGCCTGGATTATCGAGAATTATGGGAAAATCTATACAAATAAGATCATTCGTCCTTTCATGATGCCAGCGTTCTATATGTATCTGATACTTATATTTTTATTTATAATAATAATAAAAGGTAATTGGAAATTGACGCTTGCTATCTTACCTGCTGCACTGAATCTTGGATCGGTTGCAGCGGCTATACCTGCACAGGATCCACGATATCTGTTTAGTAATTATCTGCTTGTTGTTCCCTTTTTCTTTCTTGCTACTCTGATAGCTGGAAGAGGTGAAAAGGATGTTTAA
- a CDS encoding EamA family transporter — MFKKIIHSMIKNRLGIALIISAAFVTACGQLLWKCSQYFLDIYFLTGFILYFCGAALMIIAFKFGDLSILHPLLSFGYIFSIFLGGIFLGESLTGIQITGIAVIILGATLIGGGDDD; from the coding sequence ATGTTTAAAAAGATCATTCATTCTATGATTAAAAATCGTCTTGGAATAGCCCTTATCATATCTGCTGCTTTTGTAACAGCCTGTGGTCAATTGCTGTGGAAATGTTCTCAGTATTTTTTGGATATCTATTTTCTGACTGGTTTCATCCTTTATTTCTGTGGTGCTGCACTGATGATCATTGCATTCAAATTCGGTGATTTATCAATTCTTCACCCTTTACTTAGTTTTGGTTATATTTTCTCTATTTTTCTTGGGGGAATATTTTTGGGAGAATCCTTAACTGGAATACAGATTACTGGTATTGCCGTTATTATTTTAGGCGCTACACTCATAGGCGGTGGGGACGATGACTGA
- a CDS encoding glycosyltransferase family 2 protein — protein sequence MSEAYQTKLSIVVPCYNEEAVLKETMRELTEIMDTLVRERKISPESMILFVDDGSRDRTWQIIEQNTLTNQYVQGLKLSRNFGHQSALIAGLETAGKYSDCVISIDADLQDDVQAIYAFIEKYHEGYDIVYGVRDKRDTDTFFKKNTALTFYRLMNRMGVRLVPNHADYRLMSRRALAELMKYKEENLFLRGIVPLLGFKSTKVYYDRKERYAGESKYPLKKMIAFAIDGITSFSIAPIKFVMNLGLILVLIGMGIGIYAFVVWLLDHTISGWTSLILSIWLVGGMQLIAIGVIGEYIGKIFKETKRRPRYTIEWNTLSHKQEKPLNQGQTHSYE from the coding sequence ATGTCGGAAGCCTATCAAACAAAGCTAAGCATCGTTGTCCCCTGTTATAACGAAGAAGCAGTGCTTAAGGAGACAATGAGAGAATTAACGGAAATAATGGATACACTTGTCCGGGAACGAAAGATCAGCCCGGAAAGTATGATCCTGTTCGTTGATGACGGAAGTAGAGACCGCACATGGCAGATCATCGAACAGAATACCCTGACTAATCAATACGTTCAGGGATTGAAACTGAGTAGAAACTTTGGCCATCAGAGTGCGTTAATTGCCGGTCTGGAGACCGCCGGGAAGTACTCGGACTGCGTCATATCGATTGATGCTGATCTTCAGGATGATGTTCAGGCTATCTACGCCTTTATCGAGAAGTATCATGAAGGCTATGACATTGTTTATGGCGTCCGGGATAAACGGGATACGGATACGTTTTTCAAAAAAAATACAGCACTCACATTCTACAGACTGATGAACAGGATGGGTGTCCGTCTTGTTCCTAATCATGCTGACTACCGGCTGATGAGCCGGCGTGCGCTTGCGGAACTGATGAAGTATAAAGAAGAAAACCTGTTTCTCAGAGGGATTGTCCCTCTTCTGGGTTTTAAATCCACGAAGGTGTATTATGACCGCAAAGAACGATATGCCGGAGAATCTAAGTACCCATTGAAGAAAATGATCGCTTTTGCGATTGACGGTATTACCTCATTCAGTATAGCTCCGATCAAGTTTGTGATGAATCTTGGCCTGATTCTTGTCCTGATTGGCATGGGTATCGGGATCTATGCCTTTGTCGTCTGGCTGCTTGATCATACGATCAGCGGCTGGACATCGCTGATCCTGTCCATCTGGCTGGTGGGCGGGATGCAGCTGATTGCCATCGGTGTGATCGGTGAATATATCGGGAAAATATTCAAAGAAACAAAAAGACGCCCAAGATATACCATTGAATGGAATACATTAAGTCATAAACAGGAAAAACCCTTGAATCAAGGGCAGACACACAGCTATGAGTGA
- a CDS encoding DUF6270 domain-containing protein, with the protein MNTELLKVKNTRKKKSMILKGKCDSRIVEGFLLFEERIKGNDLFIPRDIKIPCIIKRNVFTAEIDLTDVCSLINSQDIWDIFFVSDQQKTEVSIPELPGSFSNQIISIGFLLITFYKNSRGTLSISVKKNNQVGANLLSVSKEKDAYEFHGELLQADALSYHQAFLAIRRRENKNALNYLNEIEFPLLIHSNKKWSAHFNKQSIFTDPCIRHEEVWDLFLKLTGGKDNSFLYIPLHNEATLNDTYTVIQRNNFYQAKFYMNKKGCIGLWIKRIALFMELKKLSIKNSQLDIFLEVPDDINVLQAKITIANEIWAAHFNGFCMDGMIRNKFNSICISLSLKQLKENYKIEKNDLFQVLVQLEDKKSHAQTWMPLFVKTDQPINARGTLADNLDAIINISQNQKFEIKTVPHMIKEFDSRKPIKLAILGTCYTRGAFNSRSYFNPEYKSKYNIAYTQFHSSIPSLMSKPLPYPASYFAERKPIEKAYIACDFEKTFFNELEKSKADYFLFDLYPDAVRDLVIFDDDHMITGSFYLRNREFLKNLHGKASFVSHNDEPTFLKYWCPAAERFAKAIVKYFPQNHIILQKARMTDRYYDKNHQVRYFADQIDLVKRSNMYYQFMESYLLHLLPHIHTIDLNHYGFIGQYNHPYGRSTNHYEPDYYKELVRQLDHIVLREENLVH; encoded by the coding sequence TTGAACACAGAATTGTTAAAAGTAAAAAATACACGGAAGAAAAAAAGCATGATCCTGAAGGGAAAATGTGATAGCAGAATTGTAGAAGGATTTTTACTTTTTGAGGAAAGAATAAAAGGAAATGACCTGTTCATCCCTCGGGATATCAAAATTCCATGCATTATAAAACGCAATGTGTTTACTGCCGAAATAGATCTGACAGACGTATGTTCATTAATTAACAGTCAGGATATCTGGGATATTTTCTTTGTAAGTGATCAGCAAAAAACGGAAGTTAGCATACCTGAATTACCTGGCTCGTTTTCAAATCAGATAATTTCTATTGGCTTTTTACTTATCACATTTTATAAAAATTCAAGAGGTACACTTTCTATTTCTGTAAAGAAAAATAATCAAGTGGGAGCAAATTTACTGTCTGTTTCCAAAGAAAAAGATGCCTATGAATTTCATGGAGAATTATTACAAGCAGATGCTTTATCATATCATCAAGCTTTCCTTGCAATAAGAAGAAGGGAAAACAAGAATGCACTAAATTATCTAAATGAAATTGAATTTCCATTACTGATTCATTCGAATAAAAAGTGGTCAGCTCATTTTAATAAGCAGTCTATCTTTACAGATCCCTGTATCCGCCACGAAGAAGTATGGGATTTGTTTCTTAAACTTACAGGTGGAAAAGATAACAGTTTTTTATACATTCCTCTTCACAATGAAGCAACTCTGAATGATACTTATACCGTAATTCAAAGGAATAACTTTTACCAGGCTAAATTTTACATGAATAAAAAAGGCTGCATCGGCCTATGGATTAAAAGAATTGCTCTTTTTATGGAACTAAAAAAGTTATCAATTAAAAACAGCCAACTGGACATCTTTCTTGAAGTTCCCGATGACATAAATGTATTGCAGGCAAAAATCACCATAGCAAATGAAATTTGGGCGGCTCATTTCAATGGTTTCTGCATGGACGGCATGATTAGAAACAAATTTAATTCAATCTGTATCTCTTTATCGTTGAAGCAGTTAAAAGAGAATTATAAAATTGAAAAAAATGATTTATTCCAAGTATTGGTACAGCTCGAAGATAAAAAATCTCATGCTCAAACTTGGATGCCATTATTCGTAAAAACTGATCAACCCATTAATGCTCGGGGAACGTTGGCAGATAACTTAGATGCTATAATTAATATTAGTCAGAATCAAAAGTTTGAGATTAAAACAGTACCTCATATGATTAAGGAATTTGACAGCAGGAAGCCGATAAAACTCGCAATTCTCGGGACCTGCTATACGAGAGGGGCATTTAATTCCAGATCCTATTTCAATCCTGAATATAAATCTAAATATAATATTGCGTATACACAATTCCATTCCAGCATTCCCAGCCTGATGAGTAAACCGCTTCCCTATCCGGCATCCTATTTTGCTGAAAGGAAACCGATTGAAAAAGCATATATTGCATGTGATTTTGAAAAAACATTTTTTAACGAACTGGAAAAATCAAAAGCTGATTATTTTCTGTTTGACCTCTACCCTGACGCTGTACGCGATCTTGTTATTTTTGATGATGATCATATGATCACAGGAAGTTTTTATTTAAGAAACCGGGAATTTCTTAAAAATTTACATGGCAAAGCCAGTTTTGTCTCTCATAATGATGAACCAACTTTTCTAAAATATTGGTGCCCGGCTGCAGAACGCTTCGCTAAAGCAATCGTTAAGTATTTCCCACAAAATCATATTATTTTACAGAAAGCACGAATGACCGACCGCTATTACGATAAAAATCATCAGGTTCGTTATTTTGCTGATCAGATTGATCTAGTCAAGCGGAGTAATATGTACTATCAATTTATGGAATCGTATTTACTCCATTTGTTGCCACATATTCATACCATTGATCTCAATCACTATGGCTTTATTGGACAATATAACCATCCCTACGGAAGGTCTACAAATCATTACGAACCAGATTACTATAAAGAACTTGTCCGGCAGTTGGACCACATTGTTTTGAGGGAAGAGAATCTCGTTCATTAA
- a CDS encoding glycosyltransferase family 2 protein, protein MKIAVLIPCYNEELTIGKVIDDFKRELPDSEIYVYDNNSTDHTNEIAMAKGVTVIKEIRQGKGNVVRSMFFDIDADYYVMVDGDDTYPAEAVHELLEPLIHGKADMTIGDRLSNGTYENENKRVFHNFGNTIVKNLINRLYKSHINDIMTGYRGFNKLFVRSFPISSTGFEIETELSIHSLDKRFKIKELPINYRDRPSGSESKLNTFSDGLRVIRTIFKLFKDYKPLEFFSLCAAVMVILGLLTGIPVIIEFIKYQYIYKVPSAILAVGFILMAMLSLVCGLILDTVVNNSRKQYEIELHRISDSLKHEHKESRS, encoded by the coding sequence ATGAAAATAGCAGTATTAATCCCTTGTTATAATGAAGAATTGACTATTGGTAAAGTGATTGATGACTTCAAGCGTGAGCTGCCCGATTCGGAGATTTATGTTTATGATAATAATTCTACGGATCATACGAACGAAATAGCAATGGCTAAAGGGGTTACCGTCATTAAAGAAATACGTCAGGGTAAAGGGAATGTCGTCCGTTCGATGTTTTTCGATATTGACGCTGATTACTATGTCATGGTCGATGGGGATGATACTTACCCTGCCGAAGCAGTACACGAACTTTTGGAACCCCTGATTCACGGAAAAGCGGACATGACGATCGGGGACCGTCTTTCCAATGGTACATATGAAAATGAAAACAAACGTGTCTTTCATAATTTTGGCAACACCATAGTCAAAAATTTAATTAACAGACTCTACAAAAGTCATATTAATGACATCATGACCGGTTATCGTGGATTTAATAAACTGTTCGTTCGATCTTTTCCCATATCAAGTACCGGATTTGAAATTGAAACTGAATTAAGCATCCACTCACTGGATAAACGCTTTAAAATAAAAGAGCTGCCGATTAATTATCGTGATCGACCATCCGGAAGTGAATCAAAATTAAATACGTTCAGTGATGGCCTGAGAGTGATCAGAACGATCTTCAAGCTATTTAAAGATTACAAACCTCTGGAATTTTTTTCACTTTGCGCGGCAGTTATGGTGATTCTTGGACTGCTTACCGGAATCCCTGTGATCATCGAATTTATCAAATATCAGTATATCTATAAGGTCCCATCAGCAATTCTTGCCGTCGGTTTTATACTCATGGCCATGCTTTCTCTTGTCTGCGGCCTGATTCTGGATACTGTTGTCAATAATTCTCGAAAGCAGTATGAAATAGAATTGCATCGGATCAGTGATTCACTCAAACATGAACACAAGGAGAGCAGGTCATAA